The following is a genomic window from Anopheles aquasalis chromosome 3, idAnoAquaMG_Q_19, whole genome shotgun sequence.
TTTTCAGTTGAATAATTGAACTCTGCCAGCACAATCTAGCATTGACAAATAGTAGCTATATTAAAACTCTTTACAAGATCACTTACATTCTAATACATTTCTTAAGCACGCTACTCCACATTTCTTTCCAAGCAGTTCCCTTCAGTGCCCGCCACTCAcgatgaatttttaattaaattatcctCCTAACTACTCAGATTACATTGAGGGTGTGTTCGACAGGCTTCTCAGACGGCGGCACAGGGATTCTGAGTGTAGACTAATCGGAAGCCCCGATTCGCGACATCATTCATCTCGTCGGCATTGGTCACCGAAAACACGACGAACGGTCGAGTGCTGGCTGCTAAAAAAAGGTCACAGAATGAATGGTCTCGCAAACACATCTGACGCCAGGCGGACCGTCACAAACCGTCAGCTACTTACACGTCACACTGTAAAGACCGAGACCGCAGAACCGATCCGTGAAGGTACCGGCGGCATCAACGGTCGGGTTCGGAATGATGATAAAGTCCGTGGTGCACATGGCACCATTCACACCGACCGTACCCATTCCTACCATCGCCGGATCGATGACCGACGCATCACCGGTGACGGTAAACGCATAACGATCGTTGCTAGGCTACCAAAGGGTGAGAAAGCAAGCCGTAGGAAGTTAGTTCGAATCACTAATTCCCTTGGAAGACGCGGTTAGCGGACTCACCAACTCGTAGGTGATGGAACACATGCCAGCGGCCGTTCGTATGCAGATACCGTAGCTCATACTCGCGATCTGTCTACTACCCGTCGCACCCAGGCTGTTCAGCGAAGGATTCACCCCGGACCCGTAGTTGAAGCTGCTGATCTCGCCACTAGCCTCGAAGTAGTACTGCAGGCATCCGGACGGTGCCCGTGTCGCACTGGCGCACGCTATCAGGGACAACTCCAGGTTCCAGAGCCGATTAAACGGGACGCCCCCATTCGTGGCGACCCGGATTGTGATAGGATTGCTACCGGCGAACGCCATGTACAGGTGCTGGCCCGTATTTTCACCACAAATCTGCGTCACGGTCGGCGTTCCGCCCGATATTGACAACCGATCGGAGTTGCACGCACCATCACCCGTCGGTTGGTCCAGCGTCAGGGACCGGAAATCGATACGCAGCTGGCAGAtaccgtcggtcggtgtgacAGTAAAGATGCAGCTGAACGAATGGacaaaacagaacaggaaCAAAGTGTTAGCGCATCGCGTGCAGTCCCGGGTGTTGCAATCGCAAACCAGAAGCTCAAAACCTACGCTCCACCATCTCGGTACGGCCCTGGGTAGCCGGGGTTCGTGAAGTATGTGCTGTTGAGGTTCGTCGAACCACCGCAGGATTGTGTATCTGGTGAAATGGGGAAACGAAAATGTTCAATTCAGAGATGCACTTCCACTTCGGGACGGCAGATTGCGGCCACGGGGTCACAAGGGTACTTACAAACGCAGCATACAGCTTGATTGGTTCGAGTGCTGCAGGTACCAGAAGGGATACCACCGTTGTCTTTGCACTCGCCGGCGATAAGACAGGTGCCGGTGAGTCCGGCCGTCGTCGTACAAGGCACATTTGCAATACGGCCAAGGGTGTAGAATGGGAAAACTGGAAGAGGAAAACAGAAGGGCGTTAGCTGGATGCACTGCGATCTGGAAAAAGGAGCTGTTAAACGTCTGAGAATGGAAACGATAGAGTCTCTTAGCTTTCGATGCACCGCAGCAATCTCTAGCGAATGTGTTTCTGTTTGAACTCTTTATACTCTTGTATACACAATAGCTCGCTCCTCCTCACTGGATACCTTAAACCTCGGCAATAGAAGCATTACTGTTCACAAAAGATCCCAATTTATAAGAAAATGTCTCACAAATTATTACAATTACGATGTATCAGACATGGATTCATTCGATGCACTTTCTCATCAATATTTATCTGTTTCACATGGCGGTTAAATAATTTTTAGTATTTGTCATGATTTTTCAACTTAACTTG
Proteins encoded in this region:
- the LOC126576833 gene encoding uncharacterized protein LOC126576833, coding for MVFPWELVMVGLMLCRVHGGTLPNASLVEGDHRILVPEQPGEYGHRSGRFFPFYTLGRIANVPCTTTAGLTGTCLIAGECKDNGGIPSGTCSTRTNQAVCCVYTQSCGGSTNLNSTYFTNPGYPGPYRDGGACIFTVTPTDGICQLRIDFRSLTLDQPTGDGACNSDRLSISGGTPTVTQICGENTGQHLYMAFAGSNPITIRVATNGGVPFNRLWNLELSLIACASATRAPSGCLQYYFEASGEISSFNYGSGVNPSLNSLGATGSRQIASMSYGICIRTAAGMCSITYELPSNDRYAFTVTGDASVIDPAMVGMGTVGVNGAMCTTDFIIIPNPTVDAAGTFTDRFCGLGLYSVTSASTRPFVVFSVTNADEMNDVANRGFRLVYTQNPCAAV